In Roseofilum casamattae BLCC-M143, a single window of DNA contains:
- a CDS encoding ABC transporter ATP-binding protein, which produces MLNNLFKIAGSYRPQLMRGTVMHVISAILAATPYGFLYLILRELLSESIDPQKLTILTIAIAFCLLLQGIFLYSANFITYITSYRAIADLRLQLGDRIRQLPMGFFNERQIGDLNGLVSDDMRKIEPIPSWVYPKIVTAIAFPATIAAFLAFIDWRLTLAMLAGVPIAVIIYVSYQRSMRAIAKEQKAAIIEANSRTIEYIQGLATIKAYNQTGTRFTKLQNALQGYKQANLKMVSALTLPIVGFAGVLELGFAAVWAVGTYLFLQGEITIAVFLLFLVLGLQFYIPMFGVMEFAAMTRMMDAALDRVTEVLNLSPLPEPQYSPKLERFDIEFKNVSFSYEERPTLQNVSFTVPERSMTALIGASGSGKTTITNLIARFWDVDAGEICIGGHNIKNLRTDELLSHISIVFQDVYLFNDTIASNIRLGKPEATMAEVIAAATSACCHDFIQELPEGYDTQIGEGGTTLSGGEKQRIAIARAILKDAPIVLLDEATASIDPENELLVQNAINALTASKTLIVIAHHLSTIAAAEQILVLEGGQIVERGDRETLLALNGVYKRFWDVQQQAKGWKLTATQS; this is translated from the coding sequence CAGCGACCCCCTACGGTTTTCTCTATCTAATTTTGAGAGAATTATTATCGGAATCTATCGACCCGCAGAAACTGACAATTCTGACGATCGCGATCGCGTTCTGCTTGCTCCTGCAAGGAATATTTCTCTACAGTGCCAACTTTATTACCTATATAACCAGCTATCGTGCCATTGCCGACTTGCGCTTGCAATTGGGCGATCGCATTCGCCAACTGCCCATGGGATTTTTCAATGAAAGGCAAATCGGCGATCTTAATGGTTTGGTGAGCGATGATATGCGCAAGATCGAACCCATTCCTTCTTGGGTTTATCCGAAAATTGTCACGGCGATCGCTTTCCCTGCAACCATCGCTGCTTTTCTCGCTTTTATTGACTGGCGTTTGACTCTAGCGATGCTAGCAGGAGTTCCGATCGCGGTTATCATTTATGTCAGCTATCAACGTTCCATGCGAGCGATCGCCAAAGAACAAAAAGCAGCAATTATTGAAGCCAATTCGCGCACCATTGAATACATCCAAGGATTGGCAACCATTAAAGCCTACAATCAAACTGGAACTCGCTTCACCAAATTACAAAATGCTTTGCAAGGATACAAGCAAGCCAACTTAAAAATGGTTTCGGCTTTAACGCTACCCATTGTCGGATTTGCTGGCGTGTTGGAATTGGGTTTTGCGGCGGTTTGGGCTGTGGGAACTTACTTATTTTTGCAGGGAGAAATAACGATCGCGGTTTTTCTCCTCTTTCTCGTTTTGGGATTGCAGTTTTATATTCCCATGTTTGGCGTGATGGAGTTTGCGGCTATGACTCGCATGATGGATGCCGCCCTCGATCGCGTTACAGAAGTGTTGAATTTATCGCCTTTACCCGAACCCCAATATTCGCCAAAGTTAGAGCGCTTTGATATCGAGTTTAAAAATGTCTCCTTTAGCTATGAGGAAAGGCCAACTTTACAAAATGTAAGCTTTACGGTTCCCGAACGGAGCATGACTGCTCTAATTGGTGCTTCCGGTTCCGGCAAAACAACCATTACCAATTTAATTGCTCGATTCTGGGATGTCGATGCCGGAGAAATTTGCATCGGCGGTCATAATATTAAGAACCTTCGCACTGATGAATTGCTCTCGCACATTAGTATTGTTTTTCAGGATGTTTATCTGTTTAACGATACGATCGCCAGTAATATCCGCTTGGGCAAACCCGAAGCCACCATGGCAGAAGTCATCGCCGCAGCCACATCTGCTTGCTGTCACGACTTTATCCAAGAGTTGCCCGAGGGCTACGACACCCAGATTGGCGAAGGCGGAACTACTCTATCTGGCGGGGAAAAACAGCGCATTGCGATCGCCCGAGCCATCCTGAAAGATGCCCCCATTGTCTTGCTCGATGAAGCGACTGCCTCCATCGATCCGGAGAACGAGCTACTGGTACAAAATGCCATCAATGCCCTCACGGCTTCAAAAACCCTCATTGTCATCGCCCACCACCTTTCGACTATCGCTGCCGCCGAACAAATTCTCGTCCTCGAGGGCGGTCAAATTGTCGAACGAGGCGATCGCGAAACACTCCTCGCCCTCAATGGAGTTTATAAGCGTTTCTGGGATGTTCAACAGCAGGCCAAGGGATGGAAATTAACGGCAACCCAGTCTTGA
- a CDS encoding MotA/TolQ/ExbB proton channel family protein, whose product MSIENFFLAGGIVAWPLLGFSIVSVALIVERLYFWLKVNRRQRRVIRDILRTYQSEPHTAIARLRQHSELPLCRIFLEALELDRPTPDEFRLALESAAQAELPTLKRFNTVFETIISVSPLLGLLGTILGLITAFSSLQIGDVGGSRTSAVTGGISEALISTVMGLVVAIFTLLFANTFRGLYSRQLALIQEYGGQLELLYRRHYEQSKPGEEAYATAK is encoded by the coding sequence ATGTCTATTGAGAATTTTTTCTTAGCGGGTGGCATCGTTGCTTGGCCCCTGCTCGGATTTTCGATTGTCTCGGTCGCCCTGATCGTCGAACGCCTGTATTTTTGGTTGAAAGTCAATCGCCGCCAGCGTCGAGTTATTCGTGATATCCTCAGAACCTACCAAAGCGAACCCCACACCGCGATCGCGCGACTTCGGCAACACTCCGAACTTCCCCTCTGTCGCATTTTTCTCGAAGCTCTAGAACTGGACCGACCGACCCCAGACGAATTTCGCCTCGCCCTCGAAAGTGCCGCTCAAGCAGAATTACCGACCCTGAAGCGGTTTAATACGGTCTTCGAGACCATTATCAGCGTCTCCCCCTTACTGGGCTTATTAGGAACGATTTTGGGCTTAATTACCGCCTTCAGCTCCCTGCAAATTGGTGATGTTGGGGGATCGCGCACCTCAGCCGTTACGGGAGGAATTAGCGAGGCTTTAATTTCAACCGTGATGGGATTAGTCGTAGCTATTTTTACATTGCTCTTTGCCAATACATTTCGCGGTCTGTATTCGCGGCAACTGGCGTTAATTCAGGAGTATGGCGGTCAGTTAGAATTGCTGTATCGCCGCCATTACGAGCAAAGTAAACCAGGAGAAGAAGCCTATGCAACTGCCAAATGA
- a CDS encoding ExbD/TolR family protein, with the protein MQLPNEPEERLEINIVPMIDVIFSILAFFIISTLFLTRSEGLDVSLPKASTAQAQKSAEITVTIDKEGALAINRQSIELQELQNVIQQKIEPETEPLVIVNADRSVDHGRVVEVMDLLRQLEGVKLAIAAERP; encoded by the coding sequence ATGCAACTGCCAAATGAGCCAGAAGAGCGCCTGGAGATTAATATCGTACCGATGATCGATGTAATCTTCTCCATTTTGGCGTTTTTCATTATTTCAACCCTATTTTTGACCCGTTCGGAAGGATTGGATGTTTCCTTGCCTAAAGCATCTACCGCTCAGGCCCAGAAAAGTGCTGAAATTACGGTAACCATTGACAAAGAAGGGGCCCTTGCTATTAACCGCCAATCTATCGAACTGCAAGAGTTGCAGAATGTAATTCAACAGAAAATCGAGCCGGAAACCGAACCCTTAGTCATTGTCAATGCCGATCGCAGCGTCGATCACGGTCGAGTGGTGGAGGTGATGGATTTGCTGCGTCAACTCGAAGGAGTGAAACTGGCGATCGCTGCCGAAAGACCATAG
- a CDS encoding thioesterase II family protein, producing the protein MVASISRNTWIKYFTPKPNARLRLFCFPYAGGSAAIFRDWHQELPETIEVCPVELPGRSSRMREPLFEDISSLIEALGEGLRSYLDKPYVVFGHSFGALVSFEFARYCREHYYRLPNCLFVSGRQAPHLPDPSPIHALPKEDFIEEIERLNGTPPEIMQNPEMMELLVPILRADLKVDETYEYKPKAPLDIPLVVFGGERDSEASRTQLEAWSQHGSRQFSLQMFPGDHFFINTARSHLLQTLSQELQNIA; encoded by the coding sequence ATGGTCGCTTCAATTTCTCGCAACACTTGGATTAAATATTTTACACCCAAACCAAACGCCCGATTGCGGCTATTTTGCTTTCCTTATGCTGGAGGAAGTGCAGCCATCTTTCGCGATTGGCATCAAGAACTTCCAGAAACTATTGAAGTCTGTCCGGTCGAACTTCCAGGACGCAGTTCTCGCATGAGAGAACCTCTATTTGAAGACATTTCCTCCTTAATCGAGGCCTTAGGAGAAGGGTTGCGTTCTTACTTAGACAAACCTTATGTGGTATTCGGACATAGTTTTGGTGCTTTAGTCAGCTTTGAATTTGCTCGTTATTGTCGCGAACATTATTATCGTTTGCCAAATTGCTTGTTCGTTTCCGGTCGCCAAGCGCCTCATCTTCCCGATCCTTCTCCGATACACGCTCTCCCTAAAGAGGATTTCATTGAAGAAATCGAGCGTCTGAATGGAACTCCTCCAGAAATTATGCAAAATCCAGAAATGATGGAGTTGCTCGTGCCGATTTTGCGCGCGGATTTAAAAGTTGATGAAACCTATGAATACAAACCTAAAGCTCCTTTAGATATTCCTTTAGTCGTCTTTGGAGGAGAACGAGATTCAGAAGCTAGTCGAACTCAGCTTGAAGCTTGGTCTCAACATGGAAGTCGCCAGTTTTCTTTACAAATGTTTCCGGGAGATCATTTTTTTATCAATACGGCGCGATCGCATCTACTTCAGACTCTTTCCCAAGAGCTACAAAATATCGCTTAA
- a CDS encoding cytochrome P450, giving the protein MKLPQGPSTPKLFELMQMGSDAYGYLDKRASQYGDCFRIGDRNNPTVFFSHPKAIEAIFTADNVRFYEEKPNIEVRNFFEFLLGEIAFKDTSAANLKRSRQLLRTVFTGSLLKSASMGNCMQRYGQMICDVTDDVIAPWQPGQPFYVQSSMKTITIEFMARVLFGLTEGERYERLKASVIPLMESFKAPFYLSSVLFGFLKKDWGKYSPWTKLRQARDRTHEIILEEINERRIRGDFSGVDALSRFMAYRDENGKALTDEELLMFSIIALFNGYETTSSAMTWTLYWIHREPQVYQKIQDEIDALGDNPDPVAIFRSPYLNAVCKEVRRMCPVVVNPNGRILKLPMEIMGYEFAPGTQLIPCIYLTHMREDLYPQPKQFRPERFLDRKYSKYEYFPFGGGHALCSGFALAEAQIKLVIATLLCRWQMTLVDDSPVKTEQVGAFEVLPHRSLQMVALQPKNQKAFLTV; this is encoded by the coding sequence ATGAAACTACCTCAAGGTCCGAGCACCCCAAAACTATTTGAACTCATGCAAATGGGCAGTGATGCCTATGGATATCTGGACAAGCGCGCCAGTCAGTACGGAGATTGCTTTCGGATTGGCGATCGCAATAATCCAACAGTTTTCTTCAGCCATCCCAAAGCAATTGAAGCTATTTTCACTGCCGATAACGTTCGCTTTTACGAAGAAAAACCAAATATTGAAGTCCGGAACTTCTTTGAATTTTTGCTCGGAGAGATTGCCTTTAAAGACACGAGTGCAGCCAATCTCAAACGCAGTCGCCAATTATTAAGAACGGTTTTCACGGGAAGCTTATTAAAAAGTGCTTCCATGGGAAACTGTATGCAGCGTTACGGACAAATGATTTGTGATGTCACCGATGACGTTATCGCTCCCTGGCAACCCGGACAGCCATTTTACGTTCAATCTTCGATGAAAACCATTACTATTGAGTTTATGGCGCGGGTTTTGTTTGGGCTAACTGAAGGAGAACGATACGAACGCCTTAAGGCCAGTGTAATTCCCTTAATGGAATCGTTTAAAGCACCCTTTTACCTCAGCTCCGTCCTATTTGGATTCTTGAAAAAAGATTGGGGAAAATATAGTCCTTGGACCAAGTTACGACAAGCAAGAGATCGGACTCACGAAATCATTTTAGAAGAGATTAACGAACGCAGAATTCGAGGCGATTTCTCTGGGGTTGATGCCTTAAGTCGTTTTATGGCTTATCGCGACGAAAATGGTAAAGCATTGACCGATGAAGAATTGCTGATGTTCTCTATCATCGCTCTCTTTAATGGTTATGAGACAACTTCTTCTGCCATGACTTGGACATTATACTGGATTCATCGCGAACCTCAGGTTTATCAGAAAATTCAAGATGAAATTGATGCCTTGGGAGACAATCCAGATCCGGTCGCAATTTTCCGATCGCCCTATCTGAATGCTGTCTGTAAAGAAGTACGCCGAATGTGCCCGGTTGTGGTCAATCCAAACGGACGAATTCTAAAGTTACCAATGGAGATTATGGGCTATGAATTTGCACCAGGGACGCAGTTAATTCCCTGTATTTACTTAACCCATATGCGGGAAGATTTATATCCCCAACCCAAACAATTCAGACCCGAACGATTTCTCGATCGCAAATACTCCAAATACGAATATTTTCCGTTTGGCGGCGGTCACGCTCTTTGTAGTGGATTTGCATTGGCTGAGGCTCAGATTAAACTAGTTATTGCCACATTGTTATGTCGTTGGCAAATGACGCTGGTTGACGATAGTCCGGTCAAAACCGAACAAGTCGGAGCTTTTGAGGTTCTACCTCATAGAAGTTTGCAAATGGTCGCCCTGCAACCCAAAAATCAAAAGGCTTTTCTCACTGTTTAA
- a CDS encoding PEP-CTERM sorting domain-containing protein: MNSKLLQSLVSVGIMSGSIYLALEINAREAFGFAPLYSTVNNYETTILNSGDLADIYFPDLSNETNPDSLPMALLLQGSYVDKANYSQYASTVASYGFVVVVPNNVNDVLTPFGFPEGFFSEQEQIIETLDYLEDENLNTSSSLFDIVDTDNLALLGHSYGGIVGLNAIEGTCSFPYCTSDFERPDALKAGVFYGSDYNQLGIFPETPPINNGDVPIALLSGTLDGLASPDRIATTYEQIQQPPKTLVNVLGANHYGITNTNNPFATVPDFNFPTLEQEIAIETIARWSSVFLRANLLDDEDAIAYLYNTGDLLDTNVTVTNQRSVPEPSTILGLLGFGLTAFRFKEKLKK; encoded by the coding sequence GTGAATTCAAAATTACTGCAATCTCTAGTCTCAGTTGGAATTATGAGTGGTTCCATCTATCTAGCTTTGGAGATTAATGCTAGAGAAGCCTTTGGTTTTGCTCCCCTTTATAGCACTGTCAACAACTATGAAACAACAATCTTGAATAGCGGGGATTTGGCTGATATCTACTTTCCCGATCTAAGTAATGAGACCAATCCCGACTCGCTTCCCATGGCTTTATTACTGCAAGGTTCTTATGTTGATAAAGCAAATTATTCTCAGTATGCGAGTACGGTTGCCAGTTATGGATTTGTCGTTGTCGTTCCTAACAATGTTAATGATGTTTTGACTCCATTTGGTTTCCCGGAAGGTTTCTTTTCCGAACAAGAGCAAATTATTGAGACGTTAGATTATCTTGAAGATGAAAATCTCAATACCAGCTCTTCTCTCTTCGATATTGTCGATACCGATAACTTAGCCTTACTCGGACATTCTTATGGTGGCATTGTCGGTTTGAACGCCATTGAAGGAACTTGTAGTTTCCCTTATTGTACGAGTGATTTTGAACGGCCGGATGCTCTCAAAGCAGGTGTTTTTTACGGTAGCGATTACAATCAATTGGGGATATTTCCAGAAACTCCACCTATTAATAATGGCGATGTTCCGATCGCACTACTATCGGGAACATTAGATGGTTTAGCATCACCCGATCGCATTGCCACAACCTACGAACAAATTCAACAGCCTCCCAAAACTTTAGTTAATGTTCTCGGAGCCAATCATTACGGAATTACAAATACAAATAATCCTTTTGCTACCGTTCCCGATTTTAATTTTCCAACTCTCGAACAAGAAATCGCAATTGAAACGATCGCGCGCTGGAGTTCTGTTTTTCTGCGCGCCAATCTTCTCGATGATGAAGATGCGATCGCATACCTCTACAATACTGGGGATTTATTAGATACTAATGTTACCGTTACCAACCAACGCTCCGTGCCAGAACCGAGTACAATTTTGGGATTATTAGGGTTTGGATTAACAGCTTTTCGGTTCAAAGAAAAACTTAAAAAATAA